CCCTGTCGCAGTCCCAGCGGGTCGTCGCCGACCGGGACGCGCTGTCGACGATGCTCGTGGGCGGCGTGGCGGACGGCTTCGACCTCGCCGAGGTCGGTCGGATGTTCTCCCGGATCACCGAGGCACACACCAAGCGGATGGCGGCGCTGGGGCTGGCGGCCTAGCTGTTCTGTCCACGGAGGTTGGTGACAGCGATCACTGACGTGTGGTCTTGAAATGGGTGAGGGCCTTCTGGCTCGGTGTGGATTGCGACATCTACGCCGGACGACAGAAAGGCCCTCGTGCCCCACCGTAATGCACCCCTGACCGAGACCGGACGCCTGCGCCTGGCCCGCTGCGTGGTCGAGGACGGCTGGACCCTGCGCCGGGCCGCTGAGCGATTCCAAGTCTCGCCAACCACCGCACAGCGATGGGCCGACCGCTACCGCCGGCTCGGCGAGCCTGGCATGGCCGACCACTCCAGCCGCCCCCGCACCAGCCCGCGACGGACCCCGACCCGTACCGAGCGCAGGATCATCAAAGTCCGCGTACTGCGCAGGTGGGGGCCAGCACGGATCGCAGGCCTGCTCCGCCTGGTGCCGTCCACCGTGCACCGGGTGCTGACCCGCTACGGCCTGGCCCGCCTGACCCACCTCGACCGGGCCACTGGGCGCGTCATCCGTCGCTACGAACGTGCCAAGCCCGGCGAACTGGTCCACGTCGACATCAAGAAGCTCGGCAACATCCCCGACGGCGGCGGCCACAAGACCCTCGGACGCCAGGCGGGCCGCAAGACCCGGTCCGGCGCCGGCTACAGCTACCTCCACAACGCCGTCGACGACCACTCCCGCCTGGCCTACAGCGAGATCCACGCAGACGAGAAGAAGGAGACCGCTGTCGGCTTCTGGAGTCGCGCCCAGGCGTACTTCGCCACCTGCGGGATCACCGTCGAACGCGTCCTGACCGACAACGGCTCCTGCTACAAATCCCACCTGTGGCGAGACGCCCTGGCAGCAGCCGGGATCACGCACAAGCGAACCCGCGCCTACCGGCCGCAGACGAACGGCAAGGTCGAACGCTTCAACCGCACCCTGCTCGACGAATGGGCCTACGCCCGCCCCTACCGATCAGAGCAGGAACGACGCGACGCCTTCCCCAGCTGGCTGCACACCTACAATCACCACCGCGGACACACCGCGCTCAAGGGCCAACCACCCGCCAGCCGCGTCCCTAACCTCTCAGGGCAATACACCTAGCTCCTCTTCCGAGGCTTGGCGAGTTTGACGGTACGCCGAGGTCGGCGACGCCTCAGGCCGTCGCCGATCGTCGGCGGAGTGTTCCCGCGGGGCGCAGCAGCAGCGAGAGCGAGGCCGCGGAGACGATCGTCGCGCCGACGAGGTTCAGCAGGACGCTGCCCGCGTCCAGCGCGCTGTGTGTGAGGAAGGCGCCGAACAGGGCCCCGGCGATCCCGGTCGCGAGGACCAGGGAGCGCGCCGGCAGGCGGTGGGACAACCGGTGGATCGCCGCCCCCGCCAGTGCGAGACCGAGCAGAGCGGAGCCGAGCGCTTCCAAGAACATGTTGGGGTCCCTCCCACACGGCCACACTGCGCGTTACGGTCGTAGCCCGTCTTACCCGTGACCTGCGGAATTCAATCCTCGGCTGTGCGCTCCTTGTGCTCCATATGTGGAGAACGCAGGGGAGAAGCGCAGGGGATGCGCGCAGAGGGAGAAACACCTACGGAAAACCGAGAGGGCCCGGCGACGGAAAGTCGCCGGGCCCTCTCGTCGCGTATCGGCTACGCGTACGACTACAGCGCGCCGAAGCCCACCTTGCGCGGGGCCGGCTCACCGAGCTCGACGTAGGCGAGGCGGTCCGCCGGTACCAGGACCTTGCGGCCGTGCTCGTCCACGAGGGTCAGCAGCTGTGACTTGCCGGCCAGCGCCTCGGACACCGCCCGCTCGACCTCCTCGGCACTCTGACCGCTCTCCAGAACGATCTCGCGAGGCGCGTGCTGCACGCCGATCTTGACCTCCACGGCTATGTCCCTCCGACGGTCAGTGAAGTGCGCGACCTTCCGCGCCGTACTCCGCACACATTAGCCCGCGTGAGGGGACGTGCACGCTCCGGGCAAGAACGCCAGGAGCGAACAGCGGGCGGGAACAAACTCCCCGCACACGCGTGTGCGGGTCAGTGGTGGTCCGTGCCGTGCAGCGGGAAGCCGGCGATGCCGCGCCAGGCCAGCGAGGTCAGCAGCTGGACCGCCTGGTCGCGCGGCACGCTGCGGTCGCTGTGCAGCCAGGAGCGGGCCACCACCTGGGCGAGCCCGCCCAGGCCCGAGGCCAGCAGCATCGACTCGGCCCGCGACAGGCCGGTGTCCTCGGCGATGACGTCGCAGATCGCCTCGGCGCACTCGTTCGTGACCTTGTCGACGCGCTCGCGCACCGCGGGCTCGTTCGTCAGATCCGACTCGAACACCAGGCGGAAGGCGCCGCCGTCGTCCTCGACGTACGCGAAATAGGCGTCCATGGTCGCCCGGACACGCTGCTTGTTGTCGGTCGTCGACGCGAGCGCGTTCCGTACGGCCTGGATCAGGGACTCGCAGTGCTGGTCCAGCAGTGCGAGATACAGGTCGAGCTTGCCCGGGAAGTGCTGGTAGAGCACCGGCTTGCTGACGCCGGCGCGCTCGGCGATGTCGTCCATCGCGGCCGCGTGGTAGCCCTGTGCCACGAAGACTTCCTGGGCGGCGCCCAGCAGCTGGTTCCGTCGGGCACGGCGCGGCAGGCGCGTGCCTCGCGGGCGTGCCGCCTCTGTCTGCTCGATGGCTGTCACGCCGCCTCCCAAAGTCGTCCACATGCGGTGTGCGCCGCGCGGCCATCGTACTTTTCGGTAACCGTGCTGTGCGCGGTGCGAGCGGAGAATTTCATGGACCGGACGGTGACGAATACCATGCAAGACGCTTCAAACAGGGACAGAACGGGCAGTGAATTGCGCCGCTCAATACGCCGCCCCTGCTCAGAGGTGGTCTCTGCGGTACGTCACCGATAGTCGTCCTCGTCGATGGAGACCACGCGGGCCTGTTCGATGAGATCGGCCTCGCTGGCGCGGTCCGGGTCGACGCCCGTCAGCGGGTCGTCGCGGTCGGGCGCGACGTCGGCGTGCTGCTCGGCCGCGTCGACCTCGGGGGCCTCGACGTCGAACTCCTCGGCCTCCTCGGTGTCGTCGTCCACGAACGTCTCCGGGTCGGTGGGGTCAACGGCCATGGTGGGCTCCCTTCCTAGAACATCCCTGAGTGGAACAGGGGGCCACTTGCGGGTGCCCTGCGTACGAGCCTAGGAGACACCCGATCTGGACGCCATCGATCTGTGGGCCATTGATCCGAGCGCTTGTCCGCGTCGATGTCCGCGTCGATGTCCGCGTTGATGTCCGTGTCGGTCCGCGTTGATTCGAGCGCCTGTCTGTGACAGCGAACACGTGAATCACTGCGTGATCGTCTCGTAACATTGCCGCATGTCTTCGACCGAGCTGCCGTCCGTGCCGCCCGCCACTGTGCTCCCCAGGGTGGCACCTGTCAGGGTTGCGGAGGGCGAGCGCCTCAGGTCGGTGAGGCTGCCGGGGACAACGCTGACGGTGCGGTCGAGGCCCCCCGCGCGCGAGGGGTTGCCGCCCGCGCTGTACGTCCACGGCCTCGGCGGTTCCTCGCAGAACTGGTCGGCGTTGATGCAGCTGCTGGAGGACTCCGTCGACGGCGAGGCCGTCGATCTGCCGGGCTTCGGCGACTCCCCGCCGCCGGACGACGGTGACTACTCGATCACGGGGCACACGCGCGCGGTCATCCGTCATCTCGACGCCTCCGGGCGCGGCCCGGTGCATCTCTTCGGGAACTCGCTCGGCGGGGCCGTCTCCACCCGGGTCGCCGCGGTGCGGCCCGATCTCGTACGGACGCTCACCCTGGTGTCGCCCGCCCTGCCGGAAATCCGCGTCCAGCGCACGGCCGTACCGACGGGGCTGCTGGCGGTGCCAGGGGTGGCCGGGGTCTTCACGCGGTTCACCAAGGAGTGGACGGCGGAACAGCGCGTCCGCGGGGTCCTGGCCCTGTGTTACGGCGATCCCGGGCGGGTGTCGCCGGAAGCGTTCCGTCATGCCGTGGAGGAGATGGAGAGGCGGCTGCAGCTGCCGTACTTCTGGGACGCGATGACCCGCTCCGCGCGCGGGCTGGTGAACGCGTACACGCTGGGCGGCCAGCACGCGCTGTGGCGCCAGGCCGAGCGTGTCCTCGCGCCGACCCTGCTGATCTACGGTGGCCGGGACCAGCTGGTCGGCTTCCGCATGGCCCAGAAAGCCGCTCGTACTTTCCGCGACTCGCGCCTGCTTACCCTGCCGGAGGCGGGACATGTGGCGATGATGGAGTACCCGCAGGCGGTGGCCGGGGCGTTCCGGGACCTGCTCGCGGATGCTCGGGACTCCGGTGACGGAGCGGGTGCCTCCGGCGGCTCCGTGTCCGCCGGGGGTGGGGCGACCGGCTCCCGTGGCGAGGCGGTAGCCTCCGGCGGTGGGAAGGGTGGCTCCGGTGGCGGGGCCGGGATGTCAGGCACGACGAACGCAGGGAGCTGAGTCGCGACGTGGGACGCCACAGTCGACGTGGACCTGCTGTCCAGCGTGCCCCCAAGGGCGACAACACGGACATGACGGACCGGGGTCGGCCTCCAGGACCGCCGACCGGTCAACAGGCGCCGCCGATGGGCGGGACGCCGGGATACGGCGCGACTGCGCCGGGGTTCCCGAGTCCCGCGGACGGCACGCCCGCGCGTGGTGTGCCCCGTTTGCCTGACGGTACGCCCGCGCACGGGATGCCACGCCTTCCCGACGGTACGCCGGCCCGTGGCGTTCCGCGTATGGCGGACGGTACGCCCGCGCACGGCTTTCCCCGGTTTCCCGACGGGACCCCTGCCAGTGGCGTCCCACGGGTTCGGGGTGGGCATCCCGAGCAGCGTGAACCTGGTGGTGCCTGGGGCGAGTTGGACGGGCGGGCCGGTGCCGGGTACGGCGGTCAAGGGCCCGTGATACCGCGTCAGAGGCCGGCGCCGCGGCAGGACTATCTCGACGCCTTCGAGGCGGAGGACGACGTCTTCGCAACCCGGAGGTCCTCGGCCGAGGTATCGCACGCCGCCGACCCGTACGGGTCGGTCACCGCCTGGCCCGCCGAGACCGGCGGCGATGGTGTCGACGGCATCGATGACGACGCGCCGCCGACCGGTGAGCCCGCGTCGGCCAAGGGCGGCAAGGGCCGGACGTTCACCGGGATCGCGGCCGCCGCCGTCACCACCGTGCTGGCCGTCGTCGTGGCCGGCCAGGTCGCGAGCGGGGGTGACGACACCGCCGTACAGTCGCAGTCCGCCACCGACCAGGCCCGGGACGCCCGCGACTCCGCCTCGCGCGGGGAGGGGCGGCCGACGCCCGCCGAGCCGGCCGGTGCGGCGGCGCTGACGTACGAGCAGAAGATGGGCAAGACGTACGCGCTCAGCGCCACTCTCAAGGGCTCGGGGAGGTTCGACGCGATCAAGGGGATCGACCGAGGGCCTGGCACCGGGCGGAAGTACACCTACCGCGTCGACGTGGAGCAGGGGCTCGGCCTGGACGGCGAACTCTTCGCCGAGGCCGTGCAGAAGACGCTCAACGACGACCGCAGTTGGGCCCACAACGGCGCCCGCACCTTCGAGCGCATCTACACCGGCAAGCCCGATTTCGTGATCACGCTCGCCAGCCCCGGCACCACCGCCGACTGGTGCGCCAAGTCCGGTCTGGACACCACCGTGGACAACGTGTCGTGCGACTCGGCCGCCACCGAACGCGTGATGATCAATGCGTATCGATGGGCGCAGGGATCGGAGACCTACGGTGATCAGATCCATGCGTACCGGCAGATGCTGATCAACCACGAGGTCGGCCATCGGCTCGGTTACCCCCACGTCACCTGTGACAAGAACGGCGATCTCGCCCCGGTCATGCAACAGCAGACCAAGTTCCTCGACCACGACGGAATCCACTGTCGAGCCAATCCCTGGCCTTTTCCGCGGAGTTGACCGGACATCGGGCGGCTCGGCCGAGAGCCGTTCTGACGGTCGGCCATGACATGACGATCTGTGTGCGCTTGATCTCTTAGCGCGACAGAACGCGAGCCGCACGCGAAAGTTACGACCGTTCACCCCTTTTGGTGGCGTGATGGACAACCGTCCGTCGCGCCACCGCCTTGTCCGCATACGTTCGTCCCGCTGCGAGCCGTCGAGTCAACGACGGCTCCCCAGACGGGAGATCGGGGGTGCGCGCGTGCGCATCGGACTGCTTACGGAGGGTGGCTATCCGTATGTGAGCGGTGATGCCAGGCTCTGGTGCGACCGGCTCGTGCGCGGGCTCGGGCAGCACGAGTTCGACATCTACGCGCTGAGCCGCAGCGAGCGCCAGGAGGACGAGGGCTGGGTTCCGCTGCCGCCGCAGGTCGGCAGGGTGCGTACGGCACCGCTGTGGACGGCGGAGGAGGACGGGGTCGGGTACGGGCGGCGCGCGCGCCGGCGGTTCGCCGAGTGCTACGGCGACCTGGCCGCCGTACTGTGTGCGGGCAGCGGCGCGGCCCCCTCGGACGGGGCGGCGGCCCCTGAGGCGGACCGTTTCGCCAGCGCTCTGTACGGGCTCGCCGAACTCGCCCGCGACGAAGGCGGGCTGGTGCGCGCGCTCCGCTCCGAGACCGCGGTACGCGCCCTGGAGCGCGCCTGTCGAGCACCGGGCGCCCGGCGTACGGCGCGTGAGGCGCGCGTACCGGATCTGCTCGCCGTCGCCGTACACCTGGAACGCGCCCTGCGCCCCCTCTCGCTCGACTGGTACGAGGACGGCGACCTCGGCTCGGTCGACCTGTGCCACGCGGCGTCCGGCGGTCTCGCCGCCCTCCCCGGCCTGCTCGCCCACCGCTTCTGGGGCGTACCCCTGCTGGTGACCGAGTACGGCGTGCGGCTGCGCACCCACTACCTGTCCGCCACGGAGTCCACGTCGGCCGTACGGGCCCTGCTCACCGCCTTCCACGGCAGGCTCGCCGCCGAGATCTACGACCGGGCCGCGATCGTCACACCCGGCAACGCGCACGCCCGCCGCTGGCAGGAGCGCTGCGGCGCCGGCCGCGAGAAGCTCCGCACGGTCTACCCGGGCATGGAGGCCGCCCACTTCGCGGAGGTCGGCGAGTCACCGGAGGGCGCGGACCCGCACACCCTGGTCTGGGTCGGCCGGGTGGAACCGGCCAAGGACCTGGTGTCGCTGCTGCACGCCTTCGCCGAGATCCGCAAGGAGGAGCCCAAGACCCGCCTGCGGATCGTCGGCGCGCCCTCCGGCCCGGAAGGCGCCGCCTACCTCGGACACTGCAAGGCGCTGGCCGCGCAGCTCTTCCCGGACGAGGCGGACGGCCCGCACGCCGTCGGTGACAATCCGGTCTCCTTCGAGGAGATCGGCGGCCCGGAGCTGCCGACCCTCGCCGACGCTTATGCCGCGGGCGCCGTGACCGTCCTGTCGAGCGTCGTCGAGGGCTTCCCGATCAGCCTGGTCGAGGCCATGCTCTGTGGCCGCGCGACGGTCTCCACGGACGTCGGCGCGGTCGTCGAGGTCATCGGCGGCACCGGACTCGTGGTGCCCCCGCGCAATCCGCGGGCGTTCGCCGAGTCCTGCGTCGCGCTGCTGCGCGAGCCCGAGCGCCGTACACGCCTGGGCGCCGCCGCCCGGGCCCGCGCGCTCGAACTGTTCACCGTCGAGCAGAACATCACGGCATTTCACAGCATTTACCTGGATATCGTCTCGCGCACTCCGGTCCGGCGCGTGGTCCTCGACGAAACCGGCGAGCCCCTGCCGTTCGCCACCCCCGCCGAGGCCCACGTACCCGGCCGCTGGACCGGTCGGAGCGCGCGTCTCGTGGCCCGCGGCGGCCCCGGCTGGGCCGCGGGACCGCCGGTACGGGCCACGGCGCCGGTCCCCGCCAGTGAGGGAGCGTGATGAGCGTGAACCGCCCCGGAACCCCGGACAGCCCCGGAGCATGGGACGCACGGTCGCAGGAGTGGCTCGGGACGGAAACGGACGTCCAGGCCACCACCCAAGGGCCTACCGAGACCACACGCGGCCGCACAGCGACCACTACCCGCCCCGCCACCGCCCGCCGTACCGCCGCCGACCCCGTCAAGGCCCTGATGCACCGCCACCGAGAGCTGTGCGAACGGGCCGTTGACCCGCTGGAGATCGCGGCAGGCCTGGAGGCCCACGGCCTCACGGACCGCACCGCGGCACGCTTCCGCCACCGGGACGTCTTCTCCCTCGCCGAAGAGATGTACGCCCGTGTAGCCCGCGACGGCGAAGCACCCCCGCGCCCCACACCACAGCCGAGCCCCGCCTCTCGAGCCGACTGGGCCCTGCTCACCCTGCTCCCCGGAGCCCTCTGCGCAGCCACCGTGATCGCCCTGCGCCTCACCCATGGCCAGACCCGCCTCACCGTGGCCGCCGCAGGCACCCTCACCGTGGCCCTCGCCCTACGCGCCGCCCTGGCCCGCGGCCCACTCGGCACCAGAACCCGCACGCACACGGCCGGCACCTGGACGTACTGGCTCATCGCCTATGCCCTCCTCGGCGACGGCCTGCTCCACGCGGCCCTCGCGGGCGGCCCCGACGGCCTCCCCGACGGCACCCCGGACGCACCCTGGCCCTTCACCACCACCCCCGTCCTGGCCCTCACCCTGTCCTGCGCCCCCGCCGCCTGGATCGCCCACCTCTTCGCCACACGAGCCCGCCGCAAACTGACGGCCAGCCAAGTCCTGGCGGACTTCGCCGCCTCCGTACGCCCCCTGCTGCTCGCCACGTTCACCCTGTTCCTCGGCGCCCTCACCGCCCTCCTGGCCCTGTGCGACGCGGCCCTCGACGAGCCCGCCCCCTACGCCCAGACCATCACCCTGGGCGCCCTCCTGTTCCTGGCCCGCCTCCTCGCCGCCCACGGTTTCACCCACGCCCCGAAGGTCATCCTCACCGCCGCAGCCACCGCCCAGGCAACGGCCCTGGCCACGGTCTTCACAGCCCGTCTCCCCGGCTGCGACGCCTTCGCCCTCCCCGTCCAGACCCTCACCGACGCCTGGGGCCCGGGCAGCGTCCAGACACTCACCTGCGGAACAGGCGCACTGATCCTCCTGCTCCACGCAACCCGCAGACTCACCCGAGCTTCGGCCCACGCACAGCCGGAGAAGCCGTGCTGACGCGGCGGCAGAAGCTCTCACGACGGGACAGTCGCCCACGGCGAGAAGGGGACGTGCCGGGGGGTGTCCGCCCGCAGCGGTTGGCGCGTCAACCCGGGCACGTTGGTGAGAGACCGATTCCGCGCCGTTCCGAGGACCGACACCCCCCGGCACGTCCCCGCCCCCCAACCCGCCATAGCCACGCGAACCGCACCCACCCGCACAGGCCGCCGCAGGCATCCGGCGCGCCCGCTGAAGGCACCCGCAGGCATCCGGTCGACCGCCGGAGGCACCGGAGGCGGCTGGCGCGACCGCCGGAGGCACCTCAGGCGTCCGGTGCGACCGCCGGAGGCCGCCGCACGCACCCGGCCCAACTGCCGGAGGCACAACCACCCGGCCCCACCGCAGGAGGCACCCGCAAGGCACCCGGCGCGACCGCCGGAGGCCGCCGCACGCACCGGCCCAACCGCCAGAGGCACAACGCACCCGGCCCCACCGCCGGAGGCATCCGCAAGGCACTCGGCGCGCCCGCCGGAGGCCGCCGCACGCACCGGCCCAACCGCCAGAGGCACAACGCACCCGGCCCCACCGCCGGAGGCATCCGCAAGGCACCCGGCGCGACCGCCGGAGGCCGCCGCACGCACCGGCCCAACCGCCAGAGGCACAACGCACCCGGCCCCACCGCCGGAGGCATCCGCAAGGCACCCGGCGCGACCGCCGGAGGCCGCCGCACGCCCCCGGCCCAACCGCCGGAGGCACCCGCAGGCAATTCCCGAAGGAGACCCCAGATGATCACCTCCCGACCCGACACCACCTCGGCCCCGGGAGCCGCCCGATGAGAGTCCTGCTGATCGGAGCCAACGGCTACCTCGGCCGCTTCGTCGCCGACC
The nucleotide sequence above comes from Streptomyces sp. NL15-2K. Encoded proteins:
- a CDS encoding IS481 family transposase; amino-acid sequence: MPHRNAPLTETGRLRLARCVVEDGWTLRRAAERFQVSPTTAQRWADRYRRLGEPGMADHSSRPRTSPRRTPTRTERRIIKVRVLRRWGPARIAGLLRLVPSTVHRVLTRYGLARLTHLDRATGRVIRRYERAKPGELVHVDIKKLGNIPDGGGHKTLGRQAGRKTRSGAGYSYLHNAVDDHSRLAYSEIHADEKKETAVGFWSRAQAYFATCGITVERVLTDNGSCYKSHLWRDALAAAGITHKRTRAYRPQTNGKVERFNRTLLDEWAYARPYRSEQERRDAFPSWLHTYNHHRGHTALKGQPPASRVPNLSGQYT
- a CDS encoding DUF3107 domain-containing protein, which translates into the protein MEVKIGVQHAPREIVLESGQSAEEVERAVSEALAGKSQLLTLVDEHGRKVLVPADRLAYVELGEPAPRKVGFGAL
- a CDS encoding TetR/AcrR family transcriptional regulator; translated protein: MTAIEQTEAARPRGTRLPRRARRNQLLGAAQEVFVAQGYHAAAMDDIAERAGVSKPVLYQHFPGKLDLYLALLDQHCESLIQAVRNALASTTDNKQRVRATMDAYFAYVEDDGGAFRLVFESDLTNEPAVRERVDKVTNECAEAICDVIAEDTGLSRAESMLLASGLGGLAQVVARSWLHSDRSVPRDQAVQLLTSLAWRGIAGFPLHGTDHH
- a CDS encoding alpha/beta hydrolase produces the protein MSSTELPSVPPATVLPRVAPVRVAEGERLRSVRLPGTTLTVRSRPPAREGLPPALYVHGLGGSSQNWSALMQLLEDSVDGEAVDLPGFGDSPPPDDGDYSITGHTRAVIRHLDASGRGPVHLFGNSLGGAVSTRVAAVRPDLVRTLTLVSPALPEIRVQRTAVPTGLLAVPGVAGVFTRFTKEWTAEQRVRGVLALCYGDPGRVSPEAFRHAVEEMERRLQLPYFWDAMTRSARGLVNAYTLGGQHALWRQAERVLAPTLLIYGGRDQLVGFRMAQKAARTFRDSRLLTLPEAGHVAMMEYPQAVAGAFRDLLADARDSGDGAGASGGSVSAGGGATGSRGEAVASGGGKGGSGGGAGMSGTTNAGS
- a CDS encoding DUF3152 domain-containing protein, with the protein product MGRHSRRGPAVQRAPKGDNTDMTDRGRPPGPPTGQQAPPMGGTPGYGATAPGFPSPADGTPARGVPRLPDGTPAHGMPRLPDGTPARGVPRMADGTPAHGFPRFPDGTPASGVPRVRGGHPEQREPGGAWGELDGRAGAGYGGQGPVIPRQRPAPRQDYLDAFEAEDDVFATRRSSAEVSHAADPYGSVTAWPAETGGDGVDGIDDDAPPTGEPASAKGGKGRTFTGIAAAAVTTVLAVVVAGQVASGGDDTAVQSQSATDQARDARDSASRGEGRPTPAEPAGAAALTYEQKMGKTYALSATLKGSGRFDAIKGIDRGPGTGRKYTYRVDVEQGLGLDGELFAEAVQKTLNDDRSWAHNGARTFERIYTGKPDFVITLASPGTTADWCAKSGLDTTVDNVSCDSAATERVMINAYRWAQGSETYGDQIHAYRQMLINHEVGHRLGYPHVTCDKNGDLAPVMQQQTKFLDHDGIHCRANPWPFPRS
- a CDS encoding DUF3492 domain-containing protein, with protein sequence MRIGLLTEGGYPYVSGDARLWCDRLVRGLGQHEFDIYALSRSERQEDEGWVPLPPQVGRVRTAPLWTAEEDGVGYGRRARRRFAECYGDLAAVLCAGSGAAPSDGAAAPEADRFASALYGLAELARDEGGLVRALRSETAVRALERACRAPGARRTAREARVPDLLAVAVHLERALRPLSLDWYEDGDLGSVDLCHAASGGLAALPGLLAHRFWGVPLLVTEYGVRLRTHYLSATESTSAVRALLTAFHGRLAAEIYDRAAIVTPGNAHARRWQERCGAGREKLRTVYPGMEAAHFAEVGESPEGADPHTLVWVGRVEPAKDLVSLLHAFAEIRKEEPKTRLRIVGAPSGPEGAAYLGHCKALAAQLFPDEADGPHAVGDNPVSFEEIGGPELPTLADAYAAGAVTVLSSVVEGFPISLVEAMLCGRATVSTDVGAVVEVIGGTGLVVPPRNPRAFAESCVALLREPERRTRLGAAARARALELFTVEQNITAFHSIYLDIVSRTPVRRVVLDETGEPLPFATPAEAHVPGRWTGRSARLVARGGPGWAAGPPVRATAPVPASEGA